A DNA window from Thalassospiraceae bacterium LMO-JJ14 contains the following coding sequences:
- a CDS encoding succinate dehydrogenase assembly factor 2, whose product MDARRKRLIYRATHCGMKENDVLLGRFALARLADLSESEADQFENLMNHSDNDLYNWVTGREPTPDMVDSPLLRMIKEFNGTL is encoded by the coding sequence GTGGACGCTCGCCGAAAACGCCTGATTTACCGCGCAACCCACTGCGGCATGAAGGAGAACGACGTGCTTTTGGGCCGGTTCGCACTGGCCCGGCTTGCGGATCTGAGCGAAAGTGAAGCCGATCAGTTCGAAAACCTCATGAATCATTCCGACAACGATCTCTATAACTGGGTCACCGGCCGCGAGCCGACACCGGACATGGTCGACAGCCCGTTGTTGCGCATGATCAAAGAGTTCAACGGCACGCTGTGA